ACATAAAGTTTAATATGAAGCGCACTGCGGGCAATGGTAATTTGTCCGTGCGATGGAGTGGTGCCGCCCTGGTTTAAATTATCGCAAAGCTCAACCCTTATTGCGCCGCCTGCCTGTGCGGCTATAGCCGATGTTGCAGAATTAGCACATACCTCAAGCGAAACCATAAATAGTAGTCAGTATTTAGTTAATAGTTTAAGTTATAACTTAAATATAACTAATAAGTTCTTATTTAACTATAAGAGCTTTTATATCAGATCAATAGACTCCTAATTTCGGCTTGGAATTAAATCATATCATCAAAACTTTCGGTTTCTAATAATTGCTTATTATTTTAGCATTATGAACCGCATCGACCGTATTTCTGCCATTTTGATCCAACTGCAATCGCGCCGGATTGTAAAGGCTGCTGATATTGCCGGGCGCTTTGATATTAGTTTGCGCACGGTCTATCGTGATGTAAATACATTGATTGAAGCCGGTGTACCCATTATTGGTGAGGCAGGTGTTGGATATTCCATTATGGAAGGTTACCGTTTGCCGCCCGTAATGTTTACCCAAGAGGAAGCTGTTGCTTTTTTAACCGCTGAAAAGATTGTAGAAAAGCTTACGGATACAGGCACGATAGATAATTATCAATCGGCTATGTACAAGATCAAAGCTGTGCTGCGGTCGACCGAGAAGAATATGCTGGAGGATATGGAGCAGCACATTGAGGTGCTCAACTCCCGTCGCCGCCGGCCACCAGAAGCAGGGAGGGACGCCTTGCAGCCTATCCTGAACGGCATAGCCAATAAGCATATTTTGGCGGTTGATTACTTTGCCCAGCACAGTCAGGAACAAACCAGCAGAAAAGTGGAGCCGGTAGGCATCTTCTTTTCTGAAGGATATTGGCACATGATTGCTTTTTGTCGCCTGCGTAATGATTATCGAGATTTCAGGGTAGACCGTATCAAAAAACTGCGCGTAACCGATGAGTGCTTTGAGCAACAACATCCTACGTTAAAAGAATACCTGGCGCAGATTACCAACCGCGAAAAAAAACTTTACAAGGTAGTATTGCGCGTGCACAAAAAAGAAGCCCGATGGCTTACCGAGGCAAAGTACTACAATGGTTTTATAGCCGAACTGGAGAACGAAGAAACGATTGAAATGACTTTTCTGACTGAATGCACCGAAATGTTCGCCCGCTGGTACCTGAGCTTTGGCGATAGGGCGCAGATTGTCAGTCCGGACGATTTGCGGGAACGCGTGCAGACCTTGATTAACGAGATTCTAAAGAATGTAGCACAGCCCGAGCCGGTTTCTACTTAATTAATACCCAGGCAAGGATTAGGATAAAGCAAATTCTACCGCGGCCTGTGCATGAATCAGCATGGTATCAAACATCGGTATATCCACATCGCCGGGTTTAATAAGCAGAGGGATCTCTGTGCAACCTAAAATAACGCCCTGGGCACCCTGAGCTATCAATTTATTGATGATGTTGATATATGCTGCACGGGTTTTAGGCCTGATATCGCCCTTGGCTAATTCATCGTTGATGGTTTGATGTACATAAGCACGGTCGGCATCATTAGGTATCAAGGTTTCGATGCCGTGTTCGGTTAGCTTATCCTTAAAGAAATCAAACTCCATGGTAAATCGCGTACCAAGTAAGGCCACCTTCTTCAATTTCTTCTGTTGTATGGCTTTCGCTGTTACTGTGGCAATATGAATGATGGGTACCGAAATTCGCTTCTGCAGATCGTCAGCAACTTTGTGTGTGGTATTGGCGCACAGTACAATAGCTTCAGCCCCGGCTTGCTGCAAACCCTGGCAGGCTGCGGTTACCAGATCCAGGGTTGCATCCCAGTTGCCAGCCTCATTATGCCGGCTGATATCGGCATAATTAAAGGAGTGGAGACGCAAATCTGCAAACTGCAATCCGCCTAAATGCCGGTTAATCTCGGCATTAATATGTTTGTAATAATCTATAGTAGAAATGTAGCTGGTACCACCAACAAGACCTAAAATTTTCATGGGATATATTGTTGTTAGTAACTACCTTTCAAACGTCATGCGCATGCCGCTGGCATCGTCGGCCACACGGCCATTCTCGTAAACCACTTTGCCAGAAACGATGGTATGAGTAACGGCAGAGTGGAAGGTATCACCCTCAAACGGACTCCAGCCGCATTTGTATAAAATATTGTCTTTCTGAACTTTGTTCGGTTTATCTAAATCGACCAATACCAGATCAGCCCAGTAACCCTCGCGGATGAAACCACGTTTTTCAATCTGGAAACAGATAGCCACATTATGCGCCATTTTCTCAGCAATTTGCTCCAGGCTGATTTTGCCTTGGTGGTTCAGCTCCAACATAGCCGGTAAGGCATGCTGCACCAGCGGCCCGCCAGAGGGTGCATGCAGGTATGATTGAGATTTTTCCTCGATAGTATGCGGCGCATGGTCGGTAGCAATTACGTCAATGCGGCCATCTAATACAGCGGCTAAGATACCATCACGGTCTGCGGCGGTTTTTACCGCCGGGTTCCATTTAATATTGTTGCCTTTGGTAGCATAATCCGCATCGCTAAACCATAGGTGATGTACACAGGCTTCTGCCGTGATACGTTTATCTTTTAGTGGCGTGGTATTATTAAATAAATGGGTTTCTTTCTCGGTAGAAATATGCAGGATGTGCAAACGGGTATTGTTCTTTTTAGCCAACTCAACTGCCATTGATGACGACAGATAGCAAGCCTCCTCACTACGAATAATCGGGTGATATTCTATAGTGATGTTATCGCCCAGCAACTCCTTATAATGTGCCATATTACGCTTGATGGTTGCCTCATCCTCGCAGTGTGTGGCAATCAGCATCGGCGATTCTGCGAACAGCTTTTCAAGTGTGGTTGGGTTATCTACCAGCATGTTACCGGTTGATGAGCCCATGAATACTTTAATGCCGCAAACGTTGCGGATATCGGTGCGTAATACCTCGTCCAGGTTGTCATTGCTGGCGCCCATGAAGAACGAGTAGTTGGCCGCTGAAGTATTAGCAGCAATGGCGTACTTATCTTCCAGCAGGGCTTTAGTCAACGTATTGGGAACCGTGTTCGGCATCTCCATAAAAGAAGTGATACCACCGGCAACAGCAGCGCGCGATTCTGTATGAATATTGGCTTTATGCGTTAAGCCCGGCTCACGGAAGTGCACCTGATCGTCAATGCAGCCTGGCAATAGATAAAGGCCTTCGGCATAGATCTCGCGGTCGGCTTTTACGTCTATGTGCTGATCAATGCGCTCAATGCGACCGTCTTTTACTAGGACATCGGCGGCAAAGCGGCGGTTTTCATTAATTACTGTAGCTGATTTAATGAGGATGGTGGACATGGGTGCAAATATAAAATTAGTCCGGAAGACCGGAAGTCAGAAAGTCCGAAAGATTAATTATTTAAAGTAATCTTTTAATGTCTATACCTTCCACTTTCGGACTTTCTGACTTCCGGTCTTCCGGACTTTTCCAACTAAAAGCCTATCTTTGCCCAATGGCTTCATTTGAAGATTTTAAATTTAACCGGCAAATACTGAATGCCATTGCCGATTCTGGCTATACCGAACCCACGCCCATACAGCAAAAAGCTATCCCACCCATATTGAATGGGCAGGATGTAATGGGCATTGCCCAAACCGGTACCGGAAAAACTGCGGCTTATGTGCTGCCGTTGGTGATGAAACTGAAGTATGCCCAAGGCGAACATGCCCGGGCGCTGATCCTCTCGCCAACACGTGAACTGGCCATGCAGATTGAAGAGAACATCCGCAAATATTCGGCTTATACAGATCTGCGCACGGTGGTGGTTTACGGTGGCATCGGCCCTAAAACTCAGATTGAGCAGATTAATAAAGGGGTTGATATTATTGTAGCTACGCCCGGTCGCTTTATGGATATCTACCTGGCCGGTCATATTCAAACCAAGCCATTGCAGGTTCTGGTGCTGGATGAGGCCGACAAGATGATGGATATGGGCTTCATGCCGCAAATCAATCGCATACTGGAAGTGGTGCCGCGCAAACGGCAAAATCTGTTATTCTCGGCCACCATGTCTGACAAGGTGCATAACCTCTCGGCCAATTTCCTGGAATTTCCAACCGTGGTGGAGGTTACGCCACAGGCTACCCCGGCACAAACAGTTAAACAGCAACTGTACCATGTGCCCAACATCAAAACCAAGATCAACCTGCTCAAGCACCTGCTGGATGAGGAGGGAAATATCTCTAAGCTGATAGTTTTCTGTAAAACCCGCACCGCGGCAGAGGACGTATACAAATACCTGTCGCGCCGCTTTGGCGAGAAAGATGTACGCGTGCTCCATGCCAATAAAGGTCAAAATACGCGTATCAACTCCATCAACTCCTTCAAGGAAGATGAGGTTAAGATATTGGTAGCTACCGATGTTGCTTCCCGTGGTATTGACGTGAGCAATGTGAGTCACGTAATTAATTTTGATGTGCCGGTGGTGATTGAAGATTACGTGCACAGGATAGGCAGAACTGGCAGGGCATTGCAGGCAGGGGAGGCCATTACGTTTTGTAACCCGGCAGAAGAATATTATGTAGCTAAGATTGAGAAATTGATCAGGCAAACTATTCAAGTTTCTCCGCTGCCTGAAAATGTATTTGTAGAGCAAACGCCGTTTGAAGAGCGTCAGGATCAGGCTCGTGAAATTGACTTGCAGAAACGGAAAGAGAACCCTGATTTTAAAGGTGCCTTCCACGAGAAAAAAACGGCCACGCAACGCAAAAAGTTTGATGCAGAGAAAGCCAAAAGAAATCCACGCGTTGCTGCTACAAAAACCAAAGGGTTATTTAAAAAGAATAAAAAGAAACATTAAGAGATCTGAGTAATGAAGCTAAGGGTTACACCTTTAAACCTGGCTACGGCCGTTTTTCTGTTCCTGGCCGTTTATATATGGATATTTGGCGCAGCTGTGGTAGGCGGGCCTTACCAGCAATTACATTTGGGCAACGCTATTGCCTGGGTAATGCTGTTGTTTGCCTTTGTGGTTTTTGTGCTGGACCTAATGCTGCGAAATTACTTTCAGGAGACTAAAAAGCTATGGCTGATTGAGCTGAGCTTTGTAGTTTTGGCCGCAATTATATTTTTACTGGTTAAACGATAATAATGAAGAAAGCTGAAATAAAGCTAACAGTAGAGCTGGACGACAATAACGTTCCGGAAACCATCATGTGGGAGAGTACAGACTCTCAGAACAAAGAAGCAATGCAGGTTAAAGCAATGCTGCTATCGCTGTGGGATCATAACTACCAGCAAGCCCTGCGCATTGACCTTTGGACTAAAGAAATGCCGGTAGACGAAATGAAAGTTTTCTTTCACCAAACCCTGATGACCTTGGGCGATACCTTTCTGCGTGCAACTGGCGAGAAGAACATCGTAGAGGATTTGAGAGACTACTGCGCTCACTTTGCAGAGAAAATGGAGATAAAAGCCTAACAATTTTAAAGTCCTTGTCAATCTGAACGAACATGGCAAGGGCTGAAGTGAAGGCGTGAGGAGGAATCTTGTACTTACGATAGGCAACGTTGCAAAGATGTAAGTCTACAAGATTTCTCCCTTCAATCGAAATGACGTCAGCGTGTTGTTTTATCTCGCAAATTTCCATTTATACAACACCACAAATCCCACTGCCGAAACGGTACAAGAAACCGTCATTACCCACCAGAGCATAGAATAATGTCCCCAGATAATAATCTGGCTGCCTATGGTTGGCGCCAAGATCTGCGCAGCCGACCAGCACATGGAATACATAGCGGCATATTGTCCGCGGTTATGCTCTGATGTGCGGACAATCCAAAATGCATTCATAAATGGCATGGCCAATATTTCGCCCAGCGTGATCAGTAGGATGATGAGGGTAGCCGAAAGTTTTGCGGCCGGCATAAAGTTGAGCAGGCCAAAAGCAATGGCCGCCAGCGTAACACCGGTAGCAATATATTTTAACCCATGGCGACGGCCCTCCAGATTGTGGACTATCACCATTTCAAACAAGGCGATAAAAACGCCGTTTGCAGCCATCAGCACCCCAATAAAACGTTCATTCAATCCCCACTCAGATTTATAGAACAGCGGTTGTATGGTAAACATCTGGAAAAAGCAGGCCGCAAATAAAAGTGCCAAAACGATAAACGCTATATAAACTTTATCGTGATAAGCAGAGGCTCCACCAGTAGGACGTTCCTTAATAACATGATTGCTCTTGATAACGGATCTTGGCATAAGCTTCAATAATACCAGGCCTGCCAGTATGTTGGTGCAACCATCGGCCCAAAACAATAAATGATAGTTGAACGAGGCCAGCATACCACCAATTGCGCCACCAAAGGCCCAGCCCAGGTTAACGGCCAAACGATTAAGCGAATAAGAGCGTGTTTTATTCTCGGGTGAGCTGTGGTACGCAATAGCGGTAGAGTTGGCTGGCCTGAACGCATCATTACAAAGACTCAAAATAAAGGAGACGATGGCCAGCATGGTAAAGCTTCGCTGAAAACCTAATAGCATAAATAGCAGTCCACCAACTATCAGTGCTGCTACCTGGATATCATAGAACCCGTATCTATCAGTTAGTTTACCGCCAATAAATGCGCCTGTGATAGAGCCCAAGCCGAAAATGCCAAGGATCAGTCCGGCTTGTCCTACTGAAAAATGCAGTATTTGCGTGCAGTAGAGCGTCATAAATGGGATAACCATGGTACCGCTGCGGTTGATGAACATAACGAGCGAAAGGATCCAGCTGTTGCGTGATAGTCCGGAATAGGCTTGTTTGTAAAGTTCAACAGGGGAGGTGACCATGATGGAGCAAAAATACGATTTTGGTAATGAAGAGTGGACGGCCCCAATGTTAACAAACGCTAAGTGATGCAAAACTTAAAAGTATCTTAACAGGATACTAATAGTATGCTATTGCGGGTAAGTTAAAGTACACAATCGCTCATCTTGTTATTGATTGCATCGAAATATTGACATTTTTAACGAAATATTATGAAATGCTTACTATTTTTTCAACATTTCTATTTTATTGGCAATAAATTGTTGAATTTTTAATCAATATTATATTGCAATTATTTACCTTCGGGGCGAAAATTACTTATCACGGTTTTAGTGCCGCGATTTAATCAATTATAGCATGAAACATAATTTTGGTGCCGGGCCAGGCATCTTACCCCACGAAGTATTAAAGCAAGCTGCTCAGGCAGTGGTAGATTTTAACGGAATTGGTTTGTCTATTCTGGAAATATCGCACCGCTCACCAGAGTTTGAAGCTGTGCTTGATGAAGCCGTTAAACTGGTGAAAGAAGAACTGGGCGTACCGGCCGGCTATTCTGTATTGTTTTTACAAGGCGGTGCCAGCACTCAATTTGCTATGGTGCCTTATAACCTGTTGCCTACAGGCGGTAAAGCAGCTTATGTTGAAAGCGGTGTTTGGGCCAACAAAGCGCTTAAAGAAGCCAAGTTTTTTGGCGATGTAGAGGTAATTGCTACTGCTAAAGAAAGCAACTTTACTCATATCCCTAAAGATTTTACCGTACCTGCAGATGCAGCTTATCTGCACCTTACTTCAAACAACACCATTTACGGTACGCAATTGCATGAGTTCCCTGCATCGCCGGTTCCGGTTGTTTGTGATATGTCTTCAGACATCTTCAGCCGCAAAATCAACGTTGCTGATTTTGGCCTGATCTACGCTGGTGCTCAGAAAAACATGGGCCCTGCAGGTACCACGCTGGTTATTGTTAAAGACGAGATTTTAGGTAAAGTTGACCGCAAAATCCCTGCTATGTTTAACTACCAGGTACAAGTTGAAGGTGGTTCAATGTACAACACGCCTCCGGTATTTGCTATCTACGTTTCTATGTTAACCCTTCGTTGGTTAAAAGCTAAAGGCGGCGTAGAGGCTATCCAAAAAGAGAACGAGCAAAAAGCTAAGGTGCTTTACGAAGAAATTGATCGCAACCCGCTGTTCAAAGGCGTTTGCGTTCCTGAAGATCGTTCGCATATGAACGTTTGCTTCCTGGTAGAAAACCCAGAGCACGAAAAACCATTCCTGAAATTCTGCGAAGAGCGCGATATTGTAGGTATTAAAGGTCACCGCAGTGCAGGCGGTTTCAGAGCTTCAATCTACAACGCACTGCCAATTAGTAGCGTATATGTACTGATTGACGCAATGCGCGAGTTTGCAGAGAAAAATAAATAGTCATTGGACGTTGGTCAATAGTCATTAGTAGAAATATGCAATGACTATTGACTGGATAATTACCAATGGCAAACAACAAATGACAACCCAAAAACTAAAGATGAAAATACTTGCTAACGATGGTATTGATCCGGTAGGCCAGCAAATGCTGGAAGCCGCTGGTTTTACTGTAGATACTAAAAATATACCGCAGGACGAGTTGCCTGCCCGTTTAAACGAATATGATGTGATCACTGTGCGTAGCGCTACTAAAGTGCGCCAGGCATTGATTGACGCTTGCCCTAACCTGAAAGTTATCGGTCGTGGCGGTGTTGGTATGGATAACATTGACGTTGAATATGCAC
This region of Mucilaginibacter yixingensis genomic DNA includes:
- a CDS encoding YafY family protein gives rise to the protein MNRIDRISAILIQLQSRRIVKAADIAGRFDISLRTVYRDVNTLIEAGVPIIGEAGVGYSIMEGYRLPPVMFTQEEAVAFLTAEKIVEKLTDTGTIDNYQSAMYKIKAVLRSTEKNMLEDMEQHIEVLNSRRRRPPEAGRDALQPILNGIANKHILAVDYFAQHSQEQTSRKVEPVGIFFSEGYWHMIAFCRLRNDYRDFRVDRIKKLRVTDECFEQQHPTLKEYLAQITNREKKLYKVVLRVHKKEARWLTEAKYYNGFIAELENEETIEMTFLTECTEMFARWYLSFGDRAQIVSPDDLRERVQTLINEILKNVAQPEPVST
- a CDS encoding aspartate/glutamate racemase family protein, which produces MKILGLVGGTSYISTIDYYKHINAEINRHLGGLQFADLRLHSFNYADISRHNEAGNWDATLDLVTAACQGLQQAGAEAIVLCANTTHKVADDLQKRISVPIIHIATVTAKAIQQKKLKKVALLGTRFTMEFDFFKDKLTEHGIETLIPNDADRAYVHQTINDELAKGDIRPKTRAAYINIINKLIAQGAQGVILGCTEIPLLIKPGDVDIPMFDTMLIHAQAAVEFALS
- a CDS encoding dihydroorotase, encoding MSTILIKSATVINENRRFAADVLVKDGRIERIDQHIDVKADREIYAEGLYLLPGCIDDQVHFREPGLTHKANIHTESRAAVAGGITSFMEMPNTVPNTLTKALLEDKYAIAANTSAANYSFFMGASNDNLDEVLRTDIRNVCGIKVFMGSSTGNMLVDNPTTLEKLFAESPMLIATHCEDEATIKRNMAHYKELLGDNITIEYHPIIRSEEACYLSSSMAVELAKKNNTRLHILHISTEKETHLFNNTTPLKDKRITAEACVHHLWFSDADYATKGNNIKWNPAVKTAADRDGILAAVLDGRIDVIATDHAPHTIEEKSQSYLHAPSGGPLVQHALPAMLELNHQGKISLEQIAEKMAHNVAICFQIEKRGFIREGYWADLVLVDLDKPNKVQKDNILYKCGWSPFEGDTFHSAVTHTIVSGKVVYENGRVADDASGMRMTFER
- a CDS encoding DEAD/DEAH box helicase — encoded protein: MASFEDFKFNRQILNAIADSGYTEPTPIQQKAIPPILNGQDVMGIAQTGTGKTAAYVLPLVMKLKYAQGEHARALILSPTRELAMQIEENIRKYSAYTDLRTVVVYGGIGPKTQIEQINKGVDIIVATPGRFMDIYLAGHIQTKPLQVLVLDEADKMMDMGFMPQINRILEVVPRKRQNLLFSATMSDKVHNLSANFLEFPTVVEVTPQATPAQTVKQQLYHVPNIKTKINLLKHLLDEEGNISKLIVFCKTRTAAEDVYKYLSRRFGEKDVRVLHANKGQNTRINSINSFKEDEVKILVATDVASRGIDVSNVSHVINFDVPVVIEDYVHRIGRTGRALQAGEAITFCNPAEEYYVAKIEKLIRQTIQVSPLPENVFVEQTPFEERQDQAREIDLQKRKENPDFKGAFHEKKTATQRKKFDAEKAKRNPRVAATKTKGLFKKNKKKH
- the gldC gene encoding gliding motility protein GldC is translated as MKKAEIKLTVELDDNNVPETIMWESTDSQNKEAMQVKAMLLSLWDHNYQQALRIDLWTKEMPVDEMKVFFHQTLMTLGDTFLRATGEKNIVEDLRDYCAHFAEKMEIKA
- a CDS encoding MFS transporter, which gives rise to MVTSPVELYKQAYSGLSRNSWILSLVMFINRSGTMVIPFMTLYCTQILHFSVGQAGLILGIFGLGSITGAFIGGKLTDRYGFYDIQVAALIVGGLLFMLLGFQRSFTMLAIVSFILSLCNDAFRPANSTAIAYHSSPENKTRSYSLNRLAVNLGWAFGGAIGGMLASFNYHLLFWADGCTNILAGLVLLKLMPRSVIKSNHVIKERPTGGASAYHDKVYIAFIVLALLFAACFFQMFTIQPLFYKSEWGLNERFIGVLMAANGVFIALFEMVIVHNLEGRRHGLKYIATGVTLAAIAFGLLNFMPAAKLSATLIILLITLGEILAMPFMNAFWIVRTSEHNRGQYAAMYSMCWSAAQILAPTIGSQIIIWGHYSMLWWVMTVSCTVSAVGFVVLYKWKFAR
- the serC gene encoding 3-phosphoserine/phosphohydroxythreonine transaminase, with translation MKHNFGAGPGILPHEVLKQAAQAVVDFNGIGLSILEISHRSPEFEAVLDEAVKLVKEELGVPAGYSVLFLQGGASTQFAMVPYNLLPTGGKAAYVESGVWANKALKEAKFFGDVEVIATAKESNFTHIPKDFTVPADAAYLHLTSNNTIYGTQLHEFPASPVPVVCDMSSDIFSRKINVADFGLIYAGAQKNMGPAGTTLVIVKDEILGKVDRKIPAMFNYQVQVEGGSMYNTPPVFAIYVSMLTLRWLKAKGGVEAIQKENEQKAKVLYEEIDRNPLFKGVCVPEDRSHMNVCFLVENPEHEKPFLKFCEERDIVGIKGHRSAGGFRASIYNALPISSVYVLIDAMREFAEKNK